The genomic interval TCACGAAGGGGTACACGAACAGGTACTTCCCCTGACCCGCTAACAGCTCAACGCCCTCCCCGGCGCCCTTCATACGGTTGACGTACTGCGATCTGCGCTGCAGCGAAAGGAGGCTGTACACCTGCGACAGGTAGGCGCCCAGCTGCGACCGCCTGATCGCCGCTTCCATCGACTGGAAGCACAGCGGGTCGAACGCGATCCGCCAGAGCATGAAGTCGACGTCCGCGCGCAGGCCTACGAGTGAGTACGTGCGGAGGATCAGGTCGTCCGAAGACTCCCACGTCCGCACCAGGTCGATGAACCCTGCCGCCGCCACTCGCTGCTCGTCGGCGGGGAGCCGGCGGAACACCGGGTCGAGCCGGTAGAACGAATAGTTCAGGAACTGGCGACGCTGCCTGTCCGGGCTCTTGCCCGTGACGCTCCCGCTCGGGTCGAGGTCCACGAAGGGGCCACGGCGGGGAGGCACGCCGATATCCCGGGGAGAGTGCTCCATGCTCCTGCCTACGTGTCGGCCAGCAGCTGAAAGTCACGCGAACACGGCGGCTGGATGCGCTCATGCTCAGCCTCGCTTAGTTATGACTAAGCAACGTATGACTCCTGAGACGGATTGTCAAGCGCGCGTGAAGCCGCCGTTGCGGGAGCGCGAACGGCGCCCGTGGCTTCGCGAAGATTAGGGCGGATCGATCTTCGACGTGAGGTTGGTCGCTACAATGAGACGCTGCCCTGGCGAGACTGGGTGGATGTCGAGAATCCACACTGCATATTCGCGCTCACCCAGAGCTCGGTCTACGGGGAACGTGCGACGGCACGTCTTCAAAGGACAAGGGGCCCCAGTAGTGGATCTCGTGCCCGTGGAGCGCCTTGAGGATCTGGAGCGCACGAGCCCTTTCGCTGTAAACCCTGACGCAGATCAGGGTCGCTCCCAGGCGAAGAGCCTCGTCGATGCGGTGGTTGATCTCGCGCTCGTCGCCCACCGCGCCTTCGAGCGTCCGTAGCACGCGGATGATCCAGCCGTGCTCGCGTCCGGACAGATCGAGGCACCGCGCGCCCTGCTCCCCCACGAAGATGTCGATGTCCTCGGGCGCGACACCGTCCTCCTCGAGCGCCCGCACCGCTGCCCTGACTTCATCCTCCCTGTCGAGCAGGCCGGTCACCCGGTTGACGAGCGCGAACAGGTGGCCGCCCTCGTAGGGATCGCAATTGATTCGGGCCATCGTCTCCCCCTTTGCCAACCCTT from Luteitalea sp. carries:
- a CDS encoding chlorite dismutase is translated as MEHSPRDIGVPPRRGPFVDLDPSGSVTGKSPDRQRRQFLNYSFYRLDPVFRRLPADEQRVAAAGFIDLVRTWESSDDLILRTYSLVGLRADVDFMLWRIAFDPLCFQSMEAAIRRSQLGAYLSQVYSLLSLQRRSQYVNRMKGAGEGVELLAGQGKYLFVYPFVKTRPWYRLSPHARQGMMDEHIAASAPFKGVHLNTSYSYGIDDQDFVVAFDSDYPQEFADLVGRLRYTEASLYTQRDTPMFTCAKAPIDAILAQLANMD